In Sphingobacterium sp. SYP-B4668, the sequence CAAATCTTATGCCAAATAAAAAAGGATGCCCTCCATGACGGAGTGGCAGTGAAGGGGGGAAGAGGTAGTAGTTCTAGACCAGCCCGAGCTAATCGAAGGTCGGGCTAGAATTACTTTACATAGACTAGAGTAGTGCTGCTACCTTTTGGAAGTTCTTCTCTTTTGTGGCGTCCATGATTAAAAACCAGTCTACCAAAGCCCAGATTCCGAGACCTCCACACGTCAATAACTTACCTATACCTAAGCCTGTATCGCCTATAATAAATCGATCTATGCCAAATGTTCCAGCAAAAACTGAAATCAATAAGACAATCATGGGGTCATTGAAGGATAACATTTGTACCTGTACGAAGCGGGCCTCATCCATCTGCAGCATACGCTCCCTAAGCAGATTCAAATGTTGTGGATTAAAGTTTTTGACCTGAGTCATCAAATAACCGTCTACTCTTTGCGGATCCATATTTTTAGTTTAATAAATAGAATTGTATCTAACTTACGTGTAAACTTAGATAATTTTGTTTTTTTTCACAAGCCCTTTTTCCTTATTGCAGCTTTTTCTGGGTACTCTTCTATTTTTGGAGCTTCTGCGGAGCTACCGTTCGGATTAGTGCCCTTGCCAGTACCCGGTGGGGATCGACAATAGGCAGACCAGCAATTTCTTTCTCTCTTAGTGCTAGCGGCAATTCCGTACACCCCAAGACAATCACTGTTGCTCCTTCTTTCTTCATTTCGTGAATGGCGGCAATGAGCTCCTCTTTTGCTCTATTGGTGATTGGAGAAGCATGACTTTTGATACCATATTGTTCGTCATATATCGCTTGATGTATTTTTTGTTGCCAATCGTCAACAGGTTCTACCACATTAAGACTATGTATCGCTAGTGATTTTTTATAAAGCCCCGTATCTCTCGTGCCATTGGAAGACAATACGCCCACTGCCGGATTATCATAATGAGACGCGATGTACTGAACGGTCTCTTCCACAAGATTCAATAGTTTTATCGAGAGTCCTTTGGACTGTATCAGCGTCCTTACAACATCAAATATAGGTGCTGCGTGAGCCGTATTGCAGGGTACAGCAGCTACAGTGGTCCCCAATCCCACCAATTCTGCAATCGTATCTGCAATCGCATGAGCGGGGTTTATGGAGCCGTCTCCCGTCAGGAACTGCGTACAGTTTGCAATACGCCCCGGCTGTGAATGTAAAATAAGCGGGATATGATCTTCATCCTTTGCCGCAATAGTCTCCTCTATTATCTTCTTTACGATGTCCAGTCCAACCAATGGACCTGCACCACCTACGATTCCTATCATATTGACCTCCTTCTAGTATTGATCCGTAGCTGTTTGGAGCGAGCCAAGACCATTAGACTAAGACCAAAAATGGAGCCAATTAATTTGGGATCAGCCAGTCAACGGATCATTTACGTCCACTTGTTGACAGGGTGTCATGGAAGAAGTTGTGCTTTTTATTCGTCCTCCTCTCCTTTATATCGCTTATTCAATCTATCCATCCGATTTTTGATGGATACATCCGTTCTGAACCCTTCGAGTTTATCGAGCGCGCTTTTTTCGACCGTAATAGCAGTCTCCGACTCGTAGTCATGAACAGTTCGCTGACTCAGCATGGCCTGGTCATAGGAGTCTCGACCGCTCATCAATTTCACAAATACCGGGAGGCATTCAAAAAAGATAAATAGCAAGGCGATAAATAATACGGCATTTTCTGTTGATTCATCAATGCTGCCATCTGCTTTGTACTTCAAATTGCCCAACGCCGCATTCCTGTCCGCAAATCCAGCAACATTCACGGCACTATCTAAGCTTTTATTAGATAGGAGTTTCTGGTCAAGAATACCCTCAAACGATTTGCGCTCTTGTAGCACAAGGTCCTTCTGCTGTATCTGACCACGCAAGGTATCCAGATAAGCTTCCTGTCTCTTTAGCTGAGCCTCTTTCATTTTGGCATAAGGGCCATATCCCATCACGCCAGATGTCTCCGTGGTTTTATTGCCAAATATCTCAAAGTTTAATTTCTGTCGATCGGATTTAATAGCGCTCTCCAGAGAGTCCGTTTGTTTTTTCAAGTCATTAAATTGGCGGTACTCGGTCGCATATTTTTGCTCAAAAGTCAGGTTGAGGGTGTCTATTTTAGCTCGTTGTTGGACAAGGTATTCTACACGTAAGCGCTCCCTGATTTCCTTATCAAAGATTTTCAATTCTAACGGGCGAGATATGACGATCCCGATCAGCACCGCCAACAAAATACGAGGGAAAGCCTGCAAGAATTGTTTACCACCACCTTTGGTTTTATCGATACTGAGTACGATGTAACGATCCAAGTTGAAGATCGCTAACCCCCATATCAGACCAAAGACTAGG encodes:
- a CDS encoding aspartate/glutamate racemase family protein is translated as MIGIVGGAGPLVGLDIVKKIIEETIAAKDEDHIPLILHSQPGRIANCTQFLTGDGSINPAHAIADTIAELVGLGTTVAAVPCNTAHAAPIFDVVRTLIQSKGLSIKLLNLVEETVQYIASHYDNPAVGVLSSNGTRDTGLYKKSLAIHSLNVVEPVDDWQQKIHQAIYDEQYGIKSHASPITNRAKEELIAAIHEMKKEGATVIVLGCTELPLALREKEIAGLPIVDPHRVLARALIRTVAPQKLQK
- a CDS encoding TM2 domain-containing protein, which translates into the protein MDPQRVDGYLMTQVKNFNPQHLNLLRERMLQMDEARFVQVQMLSFNDPMIVLLISVFAGTFGIDRFIIGDTGLGIGKLLTCGGLGIWALVDWFLIMDATKEKNFQKVAALL
- a CDS encoding DUF4407 domain-containing protein — protein: MKSISRFFWYCAGVHEDTLSKYPEEHSKYVSIGATIFFTGLFASLSGGYALYFIFKGAPLAIVYALVFGLIWGLAIFNLDRYIVLSIDKTKGGGKQFLQAFPRILLAVLIGIVISRPLELKIFDKEIRERLRVEYLVQQRAKIDTLNLTFEQKYATEYRQFNDLKKQTDSLESAIKSDRQKLNFEIFGNKTTETSGVMGYGPYAKMKEAQLKRQEAYLDTLRGQIQQKDLVLQERKSFEGILDQKLLSNKSLDSAVNVAGFADRNAALGNLKYKADGSIDESTENAVLFIALLFIFFECLPVFVKLMSGRDSYDQAMLSQRTVHDYESETAITVEKSALDKLEGFRTDVSIKNRMDRLNKRYKGEEDE